In a single window of the Candidatus Cloacimonadota bacterium genome:
- a CDS encoding efflux RND transporter periplasmic adaptor subunit encodes MLKRFLIIGILTILVLSACQEKTETVEVEEFVGKREVKVEMATQADISSYIEFSGKLIADETVNISPSLSAKIQRVLVDEGRLVNKGDLLAKLDDTQLKQAKTQFAKAEKNYKRMQELKKTGAIDGATYDEVETAYKMAKTNLEFMAENTNIEAPMNGIITNVYKKTDENYDAMMDPFFIRMVKLDQLKANIQVSDADINSVKMGQKAVLNVNNCAEDFWGKVTFISPEADMMSGTFLVEITVANKADLLRNNQFARVKLLTETSYDTVIIPQLAVLEGKIVFTISNDKAVKNVVELGIENEYQIEVISGVEAGDKVVTVGNIGLSNGDLVEIIK; translated from the coding sequence ATGTTAAAAAGATTTTTGATAATTGGAATTCTGACGATTTTGGTTTTATCTGCCTGTCAGGAAAAAACTGAAACTGTAGAAGTAGAAGAATTTGTGGGAAAAAGAGAAGTGAAAGTGGAAATGGCAACTCAAGCTGATATTTCCAGTTACATTGAATTCAGCGGGAAATTGATAGCTGATGAAACAGTAAATATTTCGCCATCATTATCGGCAAAAATCCAGAGAGTGCTGGTAGATGAAGGAAGACTTGTGAATAAAGGTGATCTGCTGGCAAAACTGGATGATACGCAACTGAAACAAGCCAAAACTCAGTTTGCCAAGGCAGAAAAAAATTACAAAAGAATGCAGGAACTCAAGAAAACCGGAGCCATCGACGGTGCTACTTATGATGAGGTGGAAACTGCCTATAAAATGGCAAAAACCAATCTGGAATTCATGGCCGAAAATACAAATATCGAAGCTCCCATGAATGGAATCATCACAAACGTTTATAAGAAAACAGACGAAAATTACGATGCCATGATGGATCCATTTTTCATCAGGATGGTCAAATTGGATCAACTGAAAGCAAATATCCAGGTTTCCGATGCTGATATAAATTCTGTGAAAATGGGGCAGAAAGCAGTGTTGAATGTAAATAATTGTGCAGAGGATTTCTGGGGGAAAGTAACTTTTATTTCTCCCGAAGCAGATATGATGTCCGGAACTTTTCTGGTGGAGATCACAGTTGCCAACAAAGCTGATCTTTTACGTAATAATCAATTCGCCAGAGTAAAACTTCTCACCGAAACATCGTATGATACTGTAATCATTCCTCAGCTGGCAGTATTGGAAGGCAAAATTGTATTCACAATCTCCAATGACAAAGCAGTGAAAAATGTAGTGGAACTGGGCATTGAAAACGAATATCAGATTGAAGTTATTTCCGGAGTGGAAGCCGGAGATAAAGTTGTAACAGTAGGAAATATCGGTCTTTCAAACGGTGATCTGGTAGAGATCATAAAATAA
- a CDS encoding efflux RND transporter permease subunit: protein MKLAEFSVNKRVTIFIITILIIILGGISLSRLGLEMFPDMDYPVISIVTIYDGASPQDIEETVTEPIETSIATVKNIKTITSESLENASLVMVEFNWGTNLDFAAQDLRDAIEQISDYLPATVSRPLVMKFNLADMPILMYGVTGAENTYELRQLLEDEVATKLKHLDGVASVIVYGGDELEKQIIVDKEKLEQYKISIDEIVQIVAAGNLNMTAGHIQKRKDEYLLRTMAQYKSIEEIENLPVKFTETGKVIYLKDVAKVQDGFKEKRHISRTNKLPTVMFMVSKESGANTLTVTDVVKKELAAIEKDFSNNLKFHMVMDMGMPIERVTSGALANLIIGGVLAIGIMFLFLRNWRPTLAISLAIPISVVATFIPIYLAKFTLNIMTLGGLALGVGMLVDNSIVVIENIYRHLEMGKTKFQSAKIGASQVAMAITASTLTTIAVFFPMIFAEGMTGILVRGLALTVAFSLAASLFVSLTIVPVIASVIFRKAKDRPKINKSEQFFEGIKNRYVKILEWVLDNRGKTILMVIALFVLALMIPVLGIIGTEFMPSSDMPFMVLNVKMPSGTPLEETNQVISQVEDVFMNTAGVMNTMILIGPMSEGSAMADPTNPQDVNEAQIFVRLFLAEERQLSTEQIQELVRSQLPEVAGAEFTFMSSEEMMGQGQSLPIEINIYGKDLVQLKQIAAQMEKRMASVEFVTDINNSMKKGKPEYHIIIDKDKAFHYGLTSAQVASAIKTASWGTICGIFREAGEEIDILVRMEEEKRNSFEDIMHLSIVSPMGFSVPLNQIAHLQSAEGPAKISHEKQTRKVMLSASVTGTNDIGSVVENIQTRVADIIDGMPPGYYIDFGGAYKDMQEAFVTLAGALLLAIILVYSVMASQFESLRQPFIVMFTMPLALIGVMAILGLTGTTLSVISFVGAIILAGIVVNNGIVLIDHMNQLRMEGMEMRQAILQAGRDRIRPVLITAITTMGGMLPMAISSGQGSEMKSPMALTVIGGLISATFLTLIVIPAIYSLIAKKELKVEE, encoded by the coding sequence ATGAAATTAGCAGAATTTTCAGTAAATAAACGAGTAACGATTTTTATTATCACGATCTTGATAATAATTTTGGGCGGAATTTCACTTTCCCGTTTGGGATTGGAAATGTTTCCCGATATGGATTATCCTGTAATTTCCATCGTTACCATCTACGATGGAGCTTCTCCGCAGGATATTGAAGAAACAGTGACCGAGCCGATCGAAACATCGATTGCTACAGTAAAGAATATAAAAACGATAACATCAGAAAGTTTGGAAAATGCTTCGCTGGTAATGGTGGAATTCAATTGGGGAACCAATCTGGATTTTGCTGCACAAGATCTGCGGGATGCGATCGAGCAGATCTCCGATTATCTTCCTGCTACAGTTTCCAGACCGTTGGTTATGAAATTCAACTTAGCCGATATGCCGATCCTGATGTACGGCGTGACCGGAGCAGAAAATACTTATGAATTACGTCAGCTTCTGGAAGATGAAGTTGCTACCAAGTTGAAACATCTGGATGGTGTAGCTTCTGTTATTGTCTATGGTGGAGATGAATTGGAAAAACAGATCATCGTAGACAAGGAAAAATTGGAACAGTACAAAATATCTATCGATGAAATTGTTCAGATCGTGGCGGCAGGAAATCTGAATATGACGGCAGGACACATTCAAAAAAGAAAGGATGAATATCTGCTGCGAACAATGGCGCAATACAAATCCATCGAAGAGATCGAGAATCTGCCTGTAAAATTTACCGAAACAGGAAAAGTCATCTATCTGAAAGATGTAGCAAAAGTTCAGGATGGCTTCAAAGAGAAACGGCATATTTCCCGCACGAATAAACTGCCAACTGTCATGTTCATGGTTTCCAAAGAATCCGGCGCTAATACTCTCACCGTTACAGACGTTGTGAAAAAGGAACTTGCAGCAATAGAGAAAGATTTTTCCAACAACCTTAAATTCCATATGGTTATGGATATGGGGATGCCAATCGAAAGAGTTACTTCGGGAGCGCTTGCCAATTTGATCATCGGAGGTGTCCTGGCTATCGGCATCATGTTCCTGTTCCTGCGAAACTGGCGACCAACTCTGGCAATATCGCTGGCAATTCCAATTTCTGTAGTAGCCACTTTTATCCCGATCTATCTGGCAAAATTCACGTTGAATATCATGACTTTGGGAGGTCTTGCTTTAGGAGTGGGAATGCTGGTAGATAATTCCATTGTAGTAATCGAGAACATTTACCGGCACCTGGAAATGGGAAAAACAAAATTCCAATCTGCCAAAATAGGTGCCAGCCAGGTGGCAATGGCTATCACCGCATCCACGCTTACCACGATTGCTGTTTTCTTCCCAATGATCTTTGCCGAAGGAATGACTGGTATTTTGGTGCGTGGATTAGCTCTTACAGTCGCTTTTTCCCTGGCTGCTTCGCTTTTCGTGTCTCTCACCATTGTTCCGGTAATCGCGTCAGTCATTTTCCGAAAAGCCAAAGACAGACCGAAAATTAATAAATCGGAGCAATTTTTTGAAGGCATCAAGAACCGCTATGTAAAAATTCTGGAATGGGTTCTGGATAATCGCGGTAAAACGATTTTGATGGTGATAGCTCTGTTTGTTCTGGCTCTCATGATTCCAGTTTTGGGAATTATCGGTACAGAATTCATGCCTTCCAGTGATATGCCTTTTATGGTGCTGAACGTGAAAATGCCTTCCGGAACTCCACTGGAAGAAACAAATCAGGTTATCAGTCAGGTTGAAGATGTATTTATGAATACTGCAGGCGTGATGAATACAATGATCTTGATCGGTCCGATGAGTGAAGGATCGGCAATGGCAGACCCCACCAATCCGCAGGATGTAAATGAAGCTCAGATTTTCGTAAGATTATTCTTGGCGGAAGAACGCCAGCTTTCCACAGAACAGATTCAAGAATTAGTCAGATCTCAGCTGCCGGAGGTAGCAGGTGCAGAATTCACATTTATGAGTTCGGAAGAGATGATGGGACAAGGTCAGTCGCTGCCGATCGAAATCAATATCTATGGGAAGGATCTGGTTCAGCTCAAACAAATTGCTGCTCAAATGGAAAAGCGGATGGCAAGTGTGGAATTTGTAACCGACATCAATAACAGTATGAAAAAAGGCAAACCGGAGTATCATATCATCATCGATAAAGACAAGGCTTTCCATTATGGTCTTACTTCTGCTCAAGTGGCTTCGGCTATTAAAACAGCTTCCTGGGGAACGATCTGCGGCATCTTTCGTGAGGCTGGAGAAGAGATCGATATTCTGGTGAGGATGGAAGAAGAAAAGCGCAACAGCTTCGAAGATATCATGCATCTTTCCATCGTTTCTCCCATGGGTTTTTCTGTTCCGCTGAATCAAATTGCTCATCTGCAGTCGGCAGAAGGTCCGGCAAAAATTAGCCACGAAAAACAGACAAGAAAAGTAATGCTGTCTGCCAGTGTGACCGGAACAAATGATATCGGTTCTGTGGTAGAGAATATCCAAACCAGAGTAGCTGATATCATTGATGGCATGCCGCCAGGTTATTACATCGATTTTGGCGGAGCTTACAAAGATATGCAGGAGGCTTTCGTAACACTCGCAGGTGCGCTTTTGCTGGCAATAATTCTGGTTTATAGTGTGATGGCATCTCAATTCGAAAGTTTGCGTCAGCCATTTATTGTAATGTTTACCATGCCGCTTGCTCTGATCGGTGTGATGGCTATTTTAGGCTTAACAGGTACGACCTTATCTGTTATCAGTTTTGTTGGTGCGATCATTCTGGCTGGAATTGTGGTGAATAACGGGATTGTTCTGATCGACCACATGAACCAGCTGCGAATGGAAGGCATGGAAATGCGACAGGCAATTCTGCAGGCAGGAAGAGACAGGATTCGTCCGGTACTTATTACAGCTATTACAACAATGGGCGGAATGCTGCCGATGGCGATCAGCAGCGGTCAGGGTTCGGAAATGAAATCTCCCATGGCTCTCACCGTGATCGGTGGGCTTATCAGTGCAACTTTCCTCACGCTAATTGTAATTCCGGCTATTTATAGTTTGATTGCCAAGAAGGAATTGAAAGTGGAAGAATAA
- a CDS encoding YdeI/OmpD-associated family protein — protein sequence MQKSKHFEDLANWRKWLKDNHDRENILWLIFYKKHTGKKSISYEDSVQEALCWGWIDSIIKRIDDEKYARKFTPRTNFENWSDLNIKRMKKLLKENRVQEIGQKKFPGKLLKKKISNKTRKLKIPDYILEEISKHTRAKEYFENLASSHQRNFVGWIDSAKKEETKKRRLKEAIQLLNNSKKLGMK from the coding sequence ATGCAGAAATCTAAACATTTTGAAGACTTGGCAAACTGGAGAAAATGGTTGAAAGACAACCATGATAGAGAAAATATTCTCTGGTTGATCTTTTACAAAAAACACACCGGTAAAAAATCTATCAGTTACGAAGATTCCGTTCAGGAAGCACTCTGCTGGGGTTGGATCGACAGTATTATCAAGCGCATTGATGATGAAAAATATGCTCGTAAGTTCACACCCAGAACCAACTTTGAGAACTGGTCGGATCTGAATATAAAACGCATGAAGAAGCTGTTAAAAGAAAATCGAGTTCAGGAAATTGGCCAAAAGAAATTTCCGGGAAAATTACTCAAAAAAAAGATCTCCAACAAAACCAGAAAATTGAAAATTCCAGATTATATTTTGGAAGAAATCAGCAAACATACAAGAGCCAAAGAATACTTTGAAAATCTCGCTTCATCTCATCAAAGAAATTTCGTTGGCTGGATTGATTCAGCAAAGAAAGAGGAAACGAAAAAACGCAGATTGAAAGAAGCGATTCAACTTCTAAATAATAGTAAAAAACTGGGAATGAAATGA